The following coding sequences are from one Melospiza melodia melodia isolate bMelMel2 chromosome 2, bMelMel2.pri, whole genome shotgun sequence window:
- the HHLA2 gene encoding HERV-H LTR-associating protein 2 isoform X1, which translates to MKGQNIPAVMICVFHISATLWGFTEQEEVTGLFSKDCILPCRFPPGHDEVIHWSKENKNVHSYYQQKDQLGAQDPHYRLRTHLFHENIPSGNASLKLSNLTMTDEGSYTCYVGTAQHQTEVEVQLRVKAPSSYALEYQKTNTERRLKCYAFLTYPAPTISWVQGSTYIQETDREETRNGVLYSLRSDKDIINVTDTYQCHIHLDHEVWAAEWKMQDHLPKVEGESTVIACEHGLDTASTDGFSVVWTLHRNAVTSVLASFNGTSHSHQPRVQLNESDFSLRLDHLTAGDSGEYLCNISTPLYTKLAVTTLHVENSDNTWKIVLGVLCAVVAVVTIAAVLCYLKKREDNPNVNRLSGQGAPGVKSKERKKRREESYGDLDIQEENISLHTDTPETGDEKNKECHHLPL; encoded by the exons GTTTTACAGAACAGGAAGAAGTAACAGGACTTTTTTCCAAGGATTGCATCCTCCCTTGTCGTTTCCCACCTGGGCATGATGAAGTAATTCACTGGAGCAAAGAGAACAAAAATGTGCACAGTTACTACCAGCAGAAGGATCAGCTGGGAGCACAAGATCCACATTACAGACTCAGAACACACCTTTTCCATGAGAACATCCCTAGTGGAAATGCCTCCTTGAAACTTAGTAACCTGACCATGACTGACGAGGGCTCTTATACCTGCTACGTGGGAACAGCCCAACATCAAACAGAAGTGGAAGTGCAACTACGAGTTAAAG CTCCTTCTTCTTATGCACTGGAATACCAAAAGACAAACACAGAAAGGAGACTGAAGTGCTATGCTTTTCTCACTTATCCAGCACCAACTATATCTTGGGTACAGGGCAgtacatacatccaggagacagaTCGGGAGGAAACTAGGAATGGAGTTCTCTATTCTCTTAGAAGTGACAAGGACATTATAAATGTGACAGATACTTACCAATGTCATATTCATTTGGATCATGAAGTGTGGGCTGCTGAATGGAAGATGCAAG ACCACCTGCCCAAGGTGGAAGGAGAGAGCACCGTAATTGCTTGTGAACACGGCCTTGACACTGCAAGCACTGATGGTTTCAGTGTTGTCTGGACATTGCACAGAAATGCAGTGACCTCAGTCCTGGCCTCCTTCAATGGCACATCTCACTCTCACCAGCCCCGAGTCCAGCTTAACGAAAGTGACTTTTCGCTGAGGCTGGATCATCTTACTGCAGGCGACAGTGGAGAATATCTGTGTAATATTTCAACGCCTCTCTACACAAAACTTGCTGTGACAACTTTGCATGTCG aaaattcagATAACACTTGGAAAATTGTGCTAGGAGTGCTTTGTGCTGTGGTGGCAGTGGTGACAATAGCAGCGGTACTTTGCTATCTCAAG AAAAGGGAAGACAATCCCAATGTGAACAGGCTGTCTGGACAAGGGGCACCAGGAGTAAAGTCCAAAGAAAG aaaaaaaagaagagaggaatCATACGGAGACCTTGACATACAGGAAGAAAATATCTCTCTGCACACAGATACTCCTGAGACTGGTGACGAAAAGAACAAAGAGTGCCACCACCTTCCCCTTTGA
- the HHLA2 gene encoding HERV-H LTR-associating protein 2 isoform X2, translating into MKGQNIPAVMICVFHISATLWGFTEQEEVTGLFSKDCILPCRFPPGHDEVIHWSKENKNVHSYYQQKDQLGAQDPHYRLRTHLFHENIPSGNASLKLSNLTMTDEGSYTCYVGTAQHQTEVEVQLRVKAPSSYALEYQKTNTERRLKCYAFLTYPAPTISWVQGSTYIQETDREETRNGVLYSLRSDKDIINVTDTYQCHIHLDHEVWAAEWKMQDHLPKVEGESTVIACEHGLDTASTDGFSVVWTLHRNAVTSVLASFNGTSHSHQPRVQLNESDFSLRLDHLTAGDSGEYLCNISTPLYTKLAVTTLHVENSDNTWKIVLGVLCAVVAVVTIAAVLCYLKKKKKRGIIRRP; encoded by the exons GTTTTACAGAACAGGAAGAAGTAACAGGACTTTTTTCCAAGGATTGCATCCTCCCTTGTCGTTTCCCACCTGGGCATGATGAAGTAATTCACTGGAGCAAAGAGAACAAAAATGTGCACAGTTACTACCAGCAGAAGGATCAGCTGGGAGCACAAGATCCACATTACAGACTCAGAACACACCTTTTCCATGAGAACATCCCTAGTGGAAATGCCTCCTTGAAACTTAGTAACCTGACCATGACTGACGAGGGCTCTTATACCTGCTACGTGGGAACAGCCCAACATCAAACAGAAGTGGAAGTGCAACTACGAGTTAAAG CTCCTTCTTCTTATGCACTGGAATACCAAAAGACAAACACAGAAAGGAGACTGAAGTGCTATGCTTTTCTCACTTATCCAGCACCAACTATATCTTGGGTACAGGGCAgtacatacatccaggagacagaTCGGGAGGAAACTAGGAATGGAGTTCTCTATTCTCTTAGAAGTGACAAGGACATTATAAATGTGACAGATACTTACCAATGTCATATTCATTTGGATCATGAAGTGTGGGCTGCTGAATGGAAGATGCAAG ACCACCTGCCCAAGGTGGAAGGAGAGAGCACCGTAATTGCTTGTGAACACGGCCTTGACACTGCAAGCACTGATGGTTTCAGTGTTGTCTGGACATTGCACAGAAATGCAGTGACCTCAGTCCTGGCCTCCTTCAATGGCACATCTCACTCTCACCAGCCCCGAGTCCAGCTTAACGAAAGTGACTTTTCGCTGAGGCTGGATCATCTTACTGCAGGCGACAGTGGAGAATATCTGTGTAATATTTCAACGCCTCTCTACACAAAACTTGCTGTGACAACTTTGCATGTCG aaaattcagATAACACTTGGAAAATTGTGCTAGGAGTGCTTTGTGCTGTGGTGGCAGTGGTGACAATAGCAGCGGTACTTTGCTATCTCAAG aaaaaaaagaagagaggaatCATACGGAGACCTTGA